The following coding sequences are from one Streptococcus mitis window:
- a CDS encoding DMT family transporter, with the protein MSNVLKGTLLTVVAGTAWGLSGTSGQYLMAHGISALVLTNLRLLIAGGILMLLAYVTAKDKMLAFLKDRKSLLSLLIFALIGLFLNQFAYLTAIQETNAGTATVLQYVCPVGILIYSCIKDKVAPTLGEIVSIILAIGGTFLIATHGQLDQLSMTPADLFWGLFSALTYALYIILPITLIKKWGSSLIIGVGMVIAGLVVLPFTGVLQANIPTSLDFLLAFAGIILIGTVFAYTAFLKGASLIGPVKSSLLASIEPISAVFFAFLIMNEQFYPIDFLGMAMILFAVTLISLKDLLLEK; encoded by the coding sequence ATGTCAAACGTTTTAAAAGGGACTCTATTAACAGTTGTAGCTGGTACAGCTTGGGGCTTGTCAGGAACGAGTGGCCAATACCTGATGGCACACGGAATTTCGGCTCTGGTTTTAACTAACTTACGACTTTTAATCGCTGGTGGGATTCTCATGCTCTTAGCTTATGTTACTGCAAAGGATAAAATGCTGGCCTTTTTAAAGGATAGAAAGAGTTTGCTGTCTCTTCTTATTTTTGCTCTAATTGGTCTCTTCCTCAACCAATTCGCCTATCTAACTGCTATTCAGGAGACCAATGCAGGAACTGCGACTGTGCTTCAGTATGTTTGTCCTGTCGGGATTTTAATTTATAGCTGTATCAAGGATAAGGTGGCACCGACACTGGGAGAGATAGTTTCTATCATATTAGCCATCGGAGGGACCTTCCTGATTGCAACTCATGGGCAGTTGGACCAGTTATCCATGACACCTGCAGACCTGTTCTGGGGTCTCTTTTCTGCTCTGACTTACGCCCTGTATATCATTTTGCCCATAACCTTGATTAAGAAGTGGGGGAGCAGTTTGATCATTGGTGTGGGAATGGTCATAGCTGGTTTGGTCGTCCTTCCTTTTACAGGGGTTCTACAGGCCAATATACCGACTAGTCTTGATTTTCTCCTTGCTTTTGCAGGTATTATTCTTATCGGGACTGTCTTTGCCTATACAGCCTTTCTAAAAGGAGCCAGTCTGATTGGGCCGGTCAAGTCAAGTTTGTTGGCTTCAATTGAGCCAATCTCGGCGGTTTTCTTTGCTTTCCTAATTATGAATGAACAATTTTATCCCATTGATTTTCTTGGTATGGCAATGATATTGTTTGCTGTAACTCTGATTTCTTTGAAAGATTTACTCTTAGAAAAATAA
- a CDS encoding GntR family transcriptional regulator, with protein MLPAYMKIHDQIKKDIDEHRWAIGERLPSERDLAEQFAVSRMTLRQAVSLLVEEGVLERRVGSGTFVSSTRVQEKMRGTTSFTEIVKSQGKVPSSQLISYRKTIPNEQEVAKLGISTTENIIRMERVRYADQVPLVYEVASIPEKFIKDFKKEEITSHFFQTLQKHGYRIGKSQQTIYARLAKEKIAHYLEVEKGHAILGLTQVSYLEDGTAFEYVKSQYVGERFEFYLENN; from the coding sequence ATGCTACCAGCTTATATGAAAATCCATGATCAGATAAAAAAGGATATTGACGAGCACCGTTGGGCTATTGGGGAGAGACTCCCTAGTGAACGAGATTTAGCAGAGCAGTTTGCGGTTAGTCGCATGACCCTCCGCCAAGCCGTATCTCTATTAGTCGAAGAAGGCGTCTTAGAGCGCCGTGTAGGAAGTGGCACCTTTGTTTCCAGTACTCGAGTACAAGAAAAGATGCGAGGGACAACCAGTTTTACTGAAATTGTTAAGTCCCAAGGTAAAGTACCCTCTAGCCAACTCATTTCCTACAGAAAAACCATTCCCAATGAGCAGGAAGTTGCCAAGCTAGGAATTTCTACAACAGAGAATATTATCCGAATGGAACGTGTTCGCTATGCCGACCAAGTCCCTCTGGTTTATGAGGTTGCTTCTATTCCTGAAAAATTCATTAAGGACTTTAAAAAAGAAGAAATCACCAGTCATTTCTTCCAGACTCTACAAAAACATGGCTACCGTATCGGTAAATCACAGCAGACTATTTATGCTCGCCTTGCTAAAGAAAAAATTGCCCACTATTTGGAAGTTGAAAAAGGGCATGCTATTCTTGGTTTGACTCAGGTTTCCTACCTAGAAGATGGTACTGCTTTTGAATATGTAAAAAGTCAATATGTAGGCGAACGCTTTGAATTTTATCTTGAAAATAATTAG
- the guaA gene encoding glutamine-hydrolyzing GMP synthase produces the protein MSNISTDLQDVEKIIVLDYGSQYNQLISRRIREIGVFSELKSHKISAAEVRKINPVGIILSGGPNSVYEDGSFDIDPEIFELGIPILGICYGMQLLTHKLGGKVVPAGDAGNREYGQSTLTHTPSALFESTPDEQTVLMSHGDAVTEIPADFVRTGTSADCPYAAIENPDKHIYGIQFHPEVRHSVYGNDILRNFALNICKAKGDWTMDNFIDMQIQKIRETVGDKRVLLGLSGGVDSSVVGVLLQKAIGDQLICIFVDHGLLRKGEADQVMDMLGGKFGLNIVKADAAKRFLDKLAGVSDPEQKRKIIGNEFVYVFDDEASKLKDVKFLAQGTLYTDVIESGTDTAQTIKSHHNVGGLPEDMQFELIEPLNTLYKDEVRALGTELGMPDHIVWRQPFPGPGLAIRVMGEITEEKLETVRESDAILREEIAKAGLDRDIWQYFTVNTGVRSVGVMGDGRTYDYTIAIRAITSIDGMTADFAKIPWEVLQKISVRIVNEVDHVNRIVYDITSKPPATVEWE, from the coding sequence ATGAGCAACATTTCAACTGATTTGCAAGATGTAGAAAAAATCATCGTACTGGACTATGGTAGCCAATACAACCAGCTGATTTCACGCCGTATCCGTGAGATTGGTGTTTTTTCAGAACTAAAAAGCCATAAAATTTCAGCTGCTGAAGTTCGTAAAATCAATCCTGTAGGGATCATCCTGTCAGGTGGTCCAAACTCTGTATATGAAGATGGTTCATTCGATATTGACCCAGAAATCTTCGAACTTGGAATTCCAATTTTGGGAATTTGTTATGGTATGCAGTTATTGACCCATAAACTTGGAGGAAAGGTTGTACCAGCAGGAGATGCGGGGAATCGTGAATACGGTCAATCAACCCTAACACACACACCATCAGCTCTTTTTGAATCAACACCTGATGAACAGACTGTATTGATGAGCCACGGCGATGCAGTTACTGAGATTCCTGCTGACTTTGTTCGTACAGGTACATCAGCTGACTGCCCATACGCAGCCATTGAAAACCCAGATAAACACATTTACGGTATCCAATTCCATCCAGAAGTTCGCCATTCTGTATACGGGAATGACATCCTTCGTAACTTTGCCCTTAACATCTGTAAGGCTAAAGGCGACTGGACAATGGATAACTTCATCGATATGCAGATCCAAAAAATCCGTGAAACCGTCGGTGATAAACGTGTCCTTCTTGGCCTTTCAGGTGGGGTTGACTCATCTGTCGTTGGGGTTCTTCTCCAAAAAGCGATTGGCGATCAATTGATTTGTATCTTCGTAGACCACGGTCTTCTTCGTAAAGGGGAAGCGGACCAAGTTATGGACATGCTTGGTGGTAAGTTTGGTTTAAATATCGTCAAAGCAGACGCTGCTAAACGTTTCCTTGATAAACTTGCTGGCGTTTCTGACCCTGAACAAAAACGTAAAATCATCGGTAATGAGTTTGTATATGTTTTTGATGACGAAGCAAGCAAGCTAAAAGATGTGAAATTCCTTGCTCAAGGTACCTTATATACAGACGTTATCGAGTCTGGTACAGATACAGCTCAAACTATCAAGTCACATCACAACGTGGGTGGTCTTCCAGAAGACATGCAGTTTGAATTGATTGAACCACTCAATACTCTTTATAAAGACGAAGTTCGTGCCCTTGGTACAGAGCTTGGCATGCCAGACCATATCGTATGGCGCCAACCATTCCCAGGACCAGGACTTGCGATCCGTGTCATGGGTGAAATAACTGAAGAAAAACTTGAAACAGTTCGCGAATCAGACGCTATCCTGCGTGAGGAAATTGCCAAAGCTGGCCTTGACCGCGATATCTGGCAATATTTCACTGTTAACACAGGCGTTCGTTCAGTCGGTGTTATGGGTGACGGTCGTACATATGACTACACGATTGCAATCCGTGCTATTACCTCTATCGACGGTATGACTGCTGATTTTGCCAAAATTCCTTGGGAAGTCCTTCAAAAAATCTCAGTACGTATCGTAAATGAAGTGGATCATGTTAACCGTATCGTCTACGATATTACAAGTAAACCACCTGCAACAGTTGAATGGGAATAA